In one Rutidosis leptorrhynchoides isolate AG116_Rl617_1_P2 chromosome 8, CSIRO_AGI_Rlap_v1, whole genome shotgun sequence genomic region, the following are encoded:
- the LOC139862394 gene encoding F-box protein SKIP22-like, with protein sequence MKLRLRSFETKETLKLEIPNPCTLQHLKELVCQKLPSSSSPAALHLSLNQKDELTITSPEDSIQSIGITSGDLIYFTTNPIGFFTGPQLHSVTPSQPTSAKSHTSQTLIPKKDEAINTSSEKVNTVDNSNSNSEEIMEIDDDVPSVNEVDKSFSVPSFLRKVFTEELGDDDGLNHKLLVIAVRAVLLESGFVEVGPASNDLQGNLYLASFYYTLPNIVTNGDIETVKIKFQSVGKYCTVYGSLVNGTGTHSVMLDEEKLVPFLNVVWANCGLVVATMEENNKVLSVEPEKEVFEFWRKMKDGLALPLLIDLCEKAGFELPPCLMRLPTELKLKILESVSGVDIAKVSCTCSELRYLGSSDDLWKRKYIEEFGDMGGSDGGRTYKERFVKTWEGRKRRKIAVGRSGMSMMRRRNRYGPFGTGQFPGMIGGDYDLFPNLGPFGVPRGGGPRMRNVTPNCNLGGLNH encoded by the coding sequence ATGAAGCTACGACTCAGATCGTTTGAAACAAAAGAAACCTTAAAACTTGAAATCCCCAATCCTTGCACTCTCCAACATCTTAAAGAACTCGTTTGTCAGAAACTTCCTTCTTCAAGTTCTCCTGCTGCTTTACATTTATCGCTCAATCAAAAAGACGAACTTACAATTACTTCGCCAGAAGATTCTATTCAATCAATCGGGATTACATCAGGTGACCTCATCTACTTCACCACAAACCCTATAGGATTTTTTACAGGCCCTCAACTCCATTCTGTTACTCCATCGCAACCCACGTCTGCAAAATCTCACACTTCGCAAACCTTAATTCCTAAGAAAGATGAAGCCATAAACACCAGTTCTGAAAAGGTGAACACAGTTGATAACAGTAATTCCAACTCGGAAGAGATTATGGAAATAGACGATGACGTGCCGTCTGTAAATGAGGTCGATAAGTCGTTTTCGGTGCCGAGTTTCCTCAGAAAAGTTTTCACCGAGGAGTTAGGTGATGACGATGGTCTTAATCACAAGCTTTTGGTGATAGCAGTTCGCGCTGTTCTACTAGAATCTGGCTTCGTTGAGGTGGGTCCCGCTTCAAATGATTTACAAGGGAATTTGTATCTCGCTTCATTTTACTACACTCTTCCTAACATTGTAACTAATGGTGACATTGAAACTGTCAAAATCAAGTTTCAAAGCGTTGGAAAGTATTGCACGGTTTACGGGTCTTTGGTTAACGGAACCGGGACCCACTCGGTGATGTTAGATGAAGAAAAACTTGTACCATTTTTGAATGTGGTATGGGCTAATTGTGGACTAGTGGTTGCAACCATGGAGGAAAATAATAAGGTGCTAAGTGTCGAACCTGAAAAGGAAGTGTTCGAGTTTTGGAGAAAGATGAAAGACGGGCTCGCTTTACCGTTACTGATCGACTTATGTGAGAAGGCTGGCTTTGAACTTCCACCTTGTTTGATGCGATTACCTACTGAACTTAAACTTAAGATACTGGAGTCGGTTTCTGGTGTGGATATAGCAAAAGTGAGCTGTACTTGTTCTGAATTGAGATATTTAGGTTCGAGTGACGATTTGTGGAAACGTAAGTATATTGAGGAGTTTGGGGATATGGGCGGGTCGGATGGTGGTAGGACTTATAAAGAGAGATTTGTGAAAACTTGGGAGGGTCGAAAAAGAAGGAAGATTGCAGTTGGTAGATCAGGTATGAGTATGATGAGAAGAAGAAATCGTTATGGTCCGTTTGGGACCGGTCAGTTTCCGGGAATGATTGGTGGAGATTATGATCTATTTCCGAATCTTGGACCTTTCGGTGTGCCACGTGGCGGTGGTCCTCGAATGAGGAATGTTACGCCAAACTGTAATTTGGGTGGGTTAAACCATTAG
- the LOC139862794 gene encoding uncharacterized protein, which produces MGVELVSHKKLILKSVRVDDTTLQKLLSHAPNLETLSICYSYSLRHIRVGGRALKLKQFEIRNYEHKVRSIHLSDFDLESFTYVGPRIDLSFSRLRKLNKLNLGEVYLWLGDGKQCLCPNQFCEIPNVKQLRLAFSCLKRDCLLDLAHTLNAFPSFESFKLEIHCNSSFVRKPTRNDTNPHQNLKFVEIVGYQGRNCDFELVAYIIEIAVVLKKMVVIQTLQDCTEEITARLYSKRVAKRLESILAQGVELVVV; this is translated from the exons ATGGGTGTGGAGCTAGTGTCACATAAAAAACTTATCTTGAAAAGCGTTAGGGTGGATGATACTACTCTTCAGAAACTTTTGTCTCATGCTCCAAATCTTGAGACATTGTCAATCTGTTATTCATATTCCCTTAGACATATACGTGTAGGTGGACGAGCTCTTAAATTAAAACAATTCGAAATTAGGAATTATGAACATAAAGTTAGATCCATTCATTTGTCTGATTTTGACCTTGAATCATTCACTTACGTTGGTCCAAGGATAGACTTAAGTTTTTCTCGTCTTCGAAAACTTAACAAACTTAATTTGGGTGAGGTATATTTGTGGTTAGGTGATGGAAAG CAATGTTTATGCCCCAACCAATTTTGTGAGATACCAAATGTGAAGCAATTAAGACTGGCTTTTAGTTGTTTGAAACGTGATTGCCTTCTAGATTTGGCTCACACATTAAATGCATTTCCGAGCTTTGAGAGTTTTAAACTTGAG ATACATTGCAATTCATCCTTTGTAAGGAAGCCAACAAGGAATGATACTAATCCCCATCAGAACCTCAAGTTTGTTGAAATCGTGGGGTATCAAGGTCGAAACTGTGACTTTGAACTAGTTGCATACATCATTGAGATTGCTGTTGTACTCAAAAAGATGGTCGTCATTCAGACTTTACAAGACTGTACGGAGGAGATAACTGCTCGATTATATTCTAAGCGTGTAGCTAAGCGTCTAGAGTCAATATTGGCTCAAGGTGTGGAATTGGTCGTAGTTTAA
- the LOC139864986 gene encoding uncharacterized protein produces the protein MKLYGKSLGEDLKERGIAVDVVNFCQNDNDWIPGLKELVDAADNNSQVVHVEPTIWTLARDVLSSIIPGACSLEEEERRCLEANKPPNTNDAYDNYSLELTAQLKKEYMEQGLVAAAQNCADLEKRVLEARKLEHAKHDPRELLRLILLEEEDNTTIPELELVSEEKKSKRKRNRKRKPQLQLVDNNSILKTPPGVAAAERGGYKHSLLMYMYDVYKTTHHNNNIMNLYIKSIIYICGCLLATYWVSHMLN, from the exons ATGAAACTATATGGGAAGTCGCTTGGAGAGGATTTAAAAGAACGGGGTATAGCTGTTGATGTTGTCAACTTCTGTCAAAATGACAATGATTGGATACCGGGGCTTAAGGAATTAGTTGATGCGGCTGATAACAACAGCCAAGTTGTACACGTTGAACCTACCATCTGGACACTTGCTCGGGACGTCCTATCCAG TATCATCCCTGGTGCTTGTTCACTTGAAGAAGAGGAGAGGCGTTGCCTGGAAGCAAATAAACCACCTAATACTAATGATGCATATGATAACTATTCGTTGGAACTGACCGCCCAACTTAAGAAGGAATACATGGAACAGGGATTGGTAGCTGCTGCCCAAAACTGTGCAGATCTTGAGAAAAGGGTTTTAGAAGCACGGAAACTAGAACATGCAAAACATGACCCCCGAGAACTTCTTCGTCTTATTCTTCTTGAGGAGGAGGACAACACCACCATACCCGAGCTGGAACTTGTTAGCGAGGAAAAGAAGAGCAAACGTAAACGTAATCGTAAACGTAAACCCCAGTTGCAACTTGTTGACAACAACAGCATTTTAAAAACACCACCGGGAGTGGCGGCGGCCGAACGTGGTGGTTATAAACATAGCCTGTTGATGTATATGTACGATGTCTACAAAACGACAcatcataacaataatattatgaACCTATATATAAAAAGCATAATATACATATGTGGCTGTTTATTAGCTACCTATTGGGTTAGCCACATGTTAAACTAG
- the LOC139862724 gene encoding uncharacterized protein — translation MVAEEAIMICIDNSRWMTFFDNRYSFKLQLNCVRSYCRAKFKCNPKNVIGILTIGTEDNDNLLEPTSDLDKILGHLKNGFRLGNGELYFSRGLRTSRMILERKYPSNQKRMLFFTGGPTDFNTLKHGKSIGEDLKQWGIAVDIVNFCLNERFAYYWIPGLEELIDAANENNNNNNKSHIKHHQPCIWTLAWDILPSIISGACSLEEEERRCLEANEPPNTNDEYDDSALERTVQLKEEYMALGLEDAAQCFAELENSVSKERKMERAKHDPREILLLYTEEEDTTTISKAPGVAAETGGKRKRKRKPKPKRKPQPELIDNKNILKTPPGVAAAERGGKHSPQVELVDNDNILKATGGVAERGGKHSLLMYVYSVFKTTHHNNIVILYISICICGCLLATYWLAMC, via the exons ATGGTGGCCGAG GAGGCTATTATGATCTGTATCGACAATTCTCGATGGATGACGTTCTTTGATAATCGCTATAGCTTTAAGCTTCAACTTAATTGTGTTCGATCGTATTGTCGAGCTAAATTCAAG TGTAATCCGAAGAATGTTATAGGCATATTGACAATCGGTACTGAAGATAACGATAATCTGCTTGAACCTACTAGTGATCTTGATAAAATCCTGGGTCATCTTAAAA ATGGATTTAGGTTAGGCAATGGTGAGTTGTACTTTTCAAGAGGGCTGCGTACTTCCAGGATGATACTTGAGCGTAAATATCCAAGTAACCAAAAAAGGATGCTTTTCTTTACCGGAGG TCCTACAGATTTTAATACGCTAAAACACGGGAAGTCGATCGGAGAGGATTTAAAACAATGGGGTATAGCTGTTGATATTGTCAACTTCTGTCTAAACGAAAGATTCGCCTATTATTGGATACCGGGGCTTGAAGAATTAATTGATGCtgctaatgaaaataataataataataacaagagccACATTAAACACCATCAACCTTGCATCTGGACACTTGCTTGGGATATCCTACCAAG tATCATATCCGGTGCTTGTTCACTTGAAGAAGAGGAGAGACGTTGCTTGGAGGCAAATGAACCACCTAACACTAATGATGAATATGATGACTCTGCTTTGGAACGGACCGTCCAACTTAAGGAGGAATATATGGCACTGGGATTGGAAGATGCTGCACAATGCTTTGCCGAACTCGAGAATAGCGTATCAAAAGAACGGAAAATGGAGCGTGCAAAACATGACCCCCGGGAAATTCTTCTTCTTTATACTGAGGAGGAGGACACCACCACCATATCCAAAGCACCGGGAGTGGCGGCGGAAACCGGTGGTAAACGTAAACGCAAACGTAAACCTAAACCTAAACGTAAACCCCAGCCGGAACTTATTGACAACAAGAACATATTAAAGACACCACCGGGGGTGGCGGCTGCCGAACGTGGTGGTAAACATAGCCCCCAGGTGGAACTTGTTGACAATGACAATATATTAAAAGCAACGGGAGGGGTGGCAGAACGCGGTGGTAAACATAGCCTGTTGATGTATGTGTACTCTGTCTTCAAAACGACACATCATAACAATATTGTGATCCTATATATAAGCATATGCATATGTGGCTGTTTGTTAGCTACCTATTGGTTAGccatgtgttaa